Proteins found in one Subtercola endophyticus genomic segment:
- a CDS encoding FABP family protein, protein MIEIPTGLPPEIVPLSWLLGVWEGTGVIDYTIGDEKVSHEFGQRVSFSHDGLPYLNYSSYAWLLDEKQTPLVTEMGYWRLSRPSVEGDPGPGMLPGADPRPFASTEAVEGLRNADEGFDIEVSLLHPGGVDELYIGQVKAARIDLATDAVMRSHSAKEYSAATRIYGLVQGHLLWAWDIAALGQDLRTHASARLARVD, encoded by the coding sequence GTGATCGAGATCCCCACCGGGTTGCCGCCCGAGATCGTTCCCCTGTCGTGGTTGCTCGGCGTCTGGGAGGGCACGGGCGTCATCGATTACACGATCGGCGACGAGAAGGTCAGCCACGAATTCGGCCAGCGGGTCAGCTTCAGCCACGACGGTCTGCCATATCTGAACTACAGCTCGTACGCCTGGCTGCTCGACGAGAAGCAGACTCCGCTCGTCACCGAGATGGGGTATTGGCGGCTCAGCCGGCCTTCGGTCGAGGGTGACCCGGGGCCGGGCATGCTCCCGGGCGCCGACCCGCGTCCGTTCGCCTCCACCGAAGCCGTCGAAGGTCTGCGCAACGCCGACGAGGGCTTCGACATCGAGGTGTCGCTGCTTCACCCCGGCGGCGTCGACGAGCTCTACATCGGGCAGGTCAAGGCCGCTCGCATCGACCTCGCGACCGACGCGGTGATGCGCTCGCACTCGGCGAAGGAATATTCGGCGGCGACTCGCATTTATGGATTGGTACAGGGCCACCTTCTGTGGGCCTGGGACATCGCCGCTCTCGGACAAGACCTGCGCACGCACGCGTCGGCCCGGCTCGCCCGCGTCGACTGA
- the ygfZ gene encoding CAF17-like 4Fe-4S cluster assembly/insertion protein YgfZ, translating into MTASPFLALPGAVAGSGVDSSVAAHYGNPLREQRLLLGGGIVDLSNRGVLSVTGPDRLSWLDSVTSQSLKGLPVGGSAETLLLDPSGRIEHAIRVFDDGVTAWLLVDQAETQSLYTWLDRMRFMLRVEVADRSEEFATVGWMPAGDSSLESTSGAGVAGSAAAVEAFTAAPNGVPLVWRDPWSAVVAGGHQYAEIDEHPGASYGWCEVLVERDVLPALAAAVSRGDVEVAGTLAAEALRIAAWRPRLATESDERLIPHEVDWIRSAVHLNKGCYRGQETVAKVHNLGHPPRRLVLLHLDGSDSVLPAPGDEVFVGGELGGAEAIAAPGGAGADGAGADGVAGAPAPAGAAAVPQSVGVVTASAQHFELGPIALAIVKRTTPVDAELAVASDGILVAAAQEVIVPPEAGAAVGRIPRLPRLGAQRR; encoded by the coding sequence ATGACCGCCTCACCGTTTCTCGCCCTTCCCGGGGCCGTTGCCGGCAGCGGTGTCGACTCCTCGGTCGCGGCGCACTACGGCAACCCTCTGCGCGAGCAGCGTCTGCTGCTGGGCGGCGGCATCGTCGACCTGTCGAATCGCGGAGTACTCTCGGTGACCGGACCCGACCGGCTCAGCTGGCTCGACTCGGTGACCAGCCAGAGCCTCAAGGGCCTGCCCGTCGGCGGCTCGGCCGAGACGCTGCTGCTCGACCCGAGTGGGCGCATCGAGCACGCCATCCGGGTCTTCGACGACGGCGTGACGGCGTGGCTGCTGGTCGACCAGGCCGAAACGCAATCGCTGTACACCTGGCTCGACCGCATGCGCTTCATGCTGCGTGTTGAGGTCGCCGATCGCAGCGAAGAGTTCGCGACGGTGGGGTGGATGCCCGCGGGTGACTCCTCGCTAGAGAGTACTTCTGGCGCGGGCGTCGCCGGCAGCGCTGCCGCCGTCGAGGCTTTCACAGCGGCCCCGAACGGTGTGCCGCTGGTGTGGCGCGACCCGTGGAGTGCGGTCGTCGCAGGGGGTCATCAGTATGCCGAGATCGACGAGCATCCGGGAGCATCATACGGGTGGTGCGAGGTGCTGGTCGAGCGAGACGTTCTGCCGGCGCTCGCGGCCGCGGTTTCGCGCGGAGACGTCGAGGTCGCCGGAACGCTGGCCGCCGAAGCGCTGCGCATCGCGGCGTGGCGACCGCGGCTGGCGACGGAATCCGACGAGAGGCTGATTCCGCACGAGGTCGACTGGATCCGTTCGGCGGTGCACCTGAACAAGGGCTGCTACCGCGGGCAGGAGACCGTTGCCAAGGTGCACAACCTCGGGCATCCGCCGCGCCGGCTCGTGCTGCTGCACCTCGACGGTTCGGACTCGGTGCTGCCGGCCCCGGGTGACGAGGTGTTCGTGGGCGGGGAGCTCGGCGGTGCGGAGGCCATCGCGGCGCCGGGTGGTGCGGGCGCGGATGGTGCGGGCGCGGATGGCGTCGCGGGCGCCCCGGCTCCGGCTGGAGCGGCTGCGGTGCCGCAGTCGGTCGGCGTCGTGACCGCGAGTGCGCAGCACTTCGAACTCGGGCCGATTGCGCTCGCGATCGTGAAGCGCACGACGCCCGTCGACGCCGAACTGGCGGTGGCGAGCGACGGCATTCTCGTGGCGGCCGCGCAAGAGGTCATCGTGCCGCCAGAGGCGGGTGCCGCTGTCGGCCGCATCCCGCGCCTGCCGCGATTGGGTGCGCAGCGCCGCTGA
- a CDS encoding FUSC family protein, with amino-acid sequence MRSTRASTRAGSRWLRFATRAGVRRSAASAPAILQLTIAVVAAYSVAHYALGHSAPITAVTVTLSSLGFVRDARPVRVLETALGVTLGIALSEVILLFFGQGIWQLALSLVVTLFAARLISPSPGFAIVAGVQSVLVAMLPIVPTSPFSRTLDGLIGGAIALIVTALVPRDASKAALKDARRVLRTVSRIVDDLVIELRRGTENDVGRVLEAARSTQPMMDQWRTSLESAIGIATISPWLRRRLPDLTRQRGLFRGMDLAVRDLRVVTRRLMVLMRDGKPRPEFADLFSGVVTAVNLLGQSLDDPMVRPLVRQNLILVAVKLNPDESFPDGTLLEDSVVMDLRPLVMDLLTATGLTETQARAALPPV; translated from the coding sequence ATGAGGTCGACACGCGCCAGCACGCGCGCGGGGTCGCGCTGGTTGCGGTTCGCCACGCGCGCGGGGGTTCGGCGGTCGGCGGCGTCGGCCCCGGCCATCCTGCAGCTGACGATTGCCGTGGTTGCTGCGTATTCGGTGGCGCACTATGCACTCGGGCATTCCGCCCCCATCACCGCCGTCACCGTGACGCTGTCGAGCCTCGGCTTCGTTCGTGATGCGCGGCCGGTGCGCGTGCTCGAGACGGCACTGGGCGTCACGCTCGGCATCGCGCTCAGCGAGGTGATTCTGCTGTTCTTCGGGCAGGGCATCTGGCAGCTCGCCCTCAGCCTCGTCGTGACGTTGTTCGCCGCACGACTCATCTCGCCCTCGCCGGGGTTCGCGATTGTCGCGGGAGTGCAGTCGGTGCTGGTCGCAATGCTGCCGATCGTGCCGACGAGCCCCTTCTCTCGTACGCTCGACGGCCTCATCGGCGGTGCCATCGCGCTGATCGTGACCGCCCTGGTGCCGCGCGATGCGAGCAAGGCGGCGCTGAAGGATGCCCGCAGAGTGCTCCGCACGGTCTCGCGCATCGTCGATGATCTCGTGATCGAGCTGCGTCGCGGAACCGAGAACGACGTCGGGCGTGTACTCGAAGCCGCGCGCTCCACCCAGCCGATGATGGACCAGTGGCGCACCTCACTCGAATCCGCCATCGGAATCGCCACGATCTCACCCTGGCTGCGGCGGCGCCTGCCCGACCTCACCCGGCAACGCGGGCTGTTTCGGGGTATGGATCTCGCCGTGCGCGACCTGCGCGTCGTAACCCGGCGGCTCATGGTGCTGATGCGCGACGGCAAGCCGCGCCCGGAGTTCGCCGACCTCTTCTCGGGGGTCGTCACCGCGGTCAACCTGCTCGGTCAGAGCCTCGACGACCCGATGGTGCGCCCGCTGGTACGGCAGAACCTCATTCTCGTCGCCGTGAAACTCAACCCCGACGAGTCGTTTCCCGACGGCACCCTGCTCGAAGATTCCGTCGTGATGGACCTGCGCCCCCTCGTCATGGATCTCCTCACCGCCACCGGCCTCACTGAAACCCAGGCCCGCGCCGCCCTCCCGCCTGTCTGA
- a CDS encoding class I SAM-dependent methyltransferase, which yields MPIGAITRGTTNTNRLRRVDRWIAAQPVLRRTDDPLVVDLGYGASGVTALELQQRLAKSRADVEVIGLEISPERVATANRQLESVRAGATPFAPDARVSFALGGFETPLPRGRRAAVIRAFNVLRQYDEGEVVAAWQRMAGRLQGGGIPGGAPRGGQPSGGVSASNASAGGGATRRGAAGSISAGGTAAGGMLVEGTCDEIGRVSSWVALSPAGPQTFTLSLRLAGLEKPSIVAERLPKVLIHRNVEGERIHSLLTELDEAWQRHAPLSVYGPRQRWVASIHALAAAGWPVLGPAARWRLGELTLPWASVSPLGFAYP from the coding sequence ATGCCGATCGGTGCCATCACGCGCGGAACCACCAACACGAACCGCCTGCGCCGCGTCGACCGCTGGATCGCCGCCCAGCCCGTGCTGCGCCGCACCGACGACCCACTCGTGGTCGACCTGGGATACGGCGCCAGCGGCGTAACGGCACTCGAACTGCAGCAGCGGCTCGCGAAGTCGCGAGCCGACGTCGAGGTGATCGGCCTCGAGATCTCGCCCGAGCGGGTCGCCACGGCGAACCGCCAACTCGAGTCCGTGCGCGCGGGCGCCACCCCGTTCGCGCCCGACGCGCGGGTGAGCTTTGCTCTCGGCGGGTTCGAGACGCCCCTGCCGCGGGGCCGGCGGGCAGCGGTCATCCGGGCGTTCAACGTGCTGCGACAGTACGACGAGGGCGAGGTCGTCGCGGCGTGGCAGCGCATGGCAGGCCGACTGCAGGGCGGCGGGATACCCGGCGGGGCCCCGCGCGGTGGCCAACCCTCCGGCGGCGTTTCGGCCAGCAACGCTTCTGCGGGCGGCGGCGCAACCCGGCGCGGCGCGGCTGGGAGTATCTCGGCTGGCGGTACCGCGGCGGGCGGGATGCTCGTGGAAGGTACCTGCGACGAGATCGGCCGCGTGTCGAGCTGGGTCGCGCTCTCGCCCGCGGGGCCGCAGACCTTCACCCTCTCGCTGCGGCTCGCCGGGCTTGAGAAGCCGTCGATCGTGGCGGAACGGCTGCCGAAGGTACTCATTCATCGCAATGTGGAGGGTGAGCGCATCCACTCGCTGCTCACCGAGCTCGATGAGGCGTGGCAGCGTCATGCGCCGCTGTCGGTGTACGGGCCACGGCAGCGCTGGGTGGCGAGCATCCACGCGCTGGCGGCCGCCGGCTGGCCGGTGCTCGGCCCCGCCGCGCGCTGGCGCCTCGGCGAGCTCACCCTGCCCTGGGCATCCGTCTCCCCCCTCGGCTTCGCCTACCCCTGA
- a CDS encoding phosphoglyceromutase: MTEPYTLILLRHGNSEWNQKNLFTGWVDVGLSEQGVGEAKRAGELLAQSGLTPDILYTSLLVRAINTANLALAESGRLWIDVKRSWRLNERHYGALQGKDKAQTLAEYGPEQFQIWRRSYDVPPPPLADDDEFSQVHDPRYADLGDAVPRTECLKDVVERMLPYWHSDITVDLAAGKTVLVTAHGNSLRALVKHLDNISDDDIAELNIPTGIPLVYKLDESFTPLEPAAYLDPEAAAAGAAAVAAQGKKS; this comes from the coding sequence ATGACTGAGCCCTACACCTTGATCTTGCTTCGCCACGGCAACTCCGAATGGAACCAGAAGAACCTGTTCACGGGGTGGGTCGACGTGGGGCTGAGCGAGCAGGGTGTCGGCGAGGCGAAGCGTGCGGGGGAGCTGCTGGCGCAGTCGGGCCTCACGCCCGACATCTTGTACACGTCGCTGCTGGTGCGTGCCATCAACACCGCGAACCTCGCCCTGGCCGAGTCCGGTCGCCTCTGGATCGACGTCAAGCGCTCCTGGCGCCTCAACGAGCGCCACTACGGTGCCCTGCAAGGCAAAGACAAGGCGCAGACGCTCGCCGAGTACGGGCCCGAGCAGTTTCAGATCTGGCGTCGGTCGTACGACGTTCCGCCGCCCCCCTTGGCCGACGACGACGAGTTCTCGCAGGTGCACGACCCGCGCTATGCCGATCTCGGTGACGCCGTGCCGCGCACCGAGTGCCTGAAAGACGTCGTCGAGCGCATGCTGCCCTACTGGCACAGCGACATCACGGTCGACCTGGCTGCCGGAAAGACCGTGCTCGTCACGGCTCACGGCAACTCGCTGCGTGCCCTTGTGAAGCACCTCGACAACATCTCGGACGACGACATCGCCGAGCTGAACATTCCCACGGGCATCCCGCTCGTGTACAAGCTCGACGAGTCGTTCACCCCGCTCGAGCCCGCGGCCTACCTCGACCCCGAAGCTGCCGCCGCCGGTGCCGCCGCAGTTGCGGCCCAAGGCAAGAAGTCCTAA
- the phoU gene encoding phosphate signaling complex protein PhoU, translating to MREVFQQELREVQERLVEISKLVVVAITNATTAFNESNVSLAEQVIADDPKIDALASDLDELAISIMALQSPVARDLRIVVSALRMSASLERMGDIAQHIAQLARYRYPEKVAGERLLGTFNEMGRLDVEVAEKLSRLIETEDLALADEMRDIDDRIDDLHLSVFETVLSETWAGTSVNTVDVTLASRYHERFADHAVSIAKKVKYLATGEWTGSGQR from the coding sequence ATGCGCGAGGTATTCCAGCAAGAGCTGCGCGAGGTTCAAGAGCGACTCGTCGAGATCAGCAAGCTCGTCGTCGTCGCCATCACGAACGCGACCACAGCATTCAACGAGTCGAACGTGTCGCTGGCCGAACAGGTCATCGCCGACGACCCCAAGATCGACGCGCTGGCCTCAGACCTCGACGAGCTCGCGATCAGCATCATGGCACTGCAGTCGCCGGTCGCTCGAGACCTGCGCATCGTCGTCAGCGCCCTGCGCATGAGCGCGTCGCTCGAGCGCATGGGCGACATCGCCCAGCACATCGCGCAGCTCGCGCGTTACCGCTACCCCGAGAAGGTGGCCGGCGAGCGCCTCCTCGGCACGTTCAACGAGATGGGCCGCCTCGACGTCGAGGTCGCCGAGAAGCTCAGCCGGCTCATCGAGACCGAAGACCTCGCCCTCGCCGACGAGATGCGCGACATCGACGACCGCATCGACGACCTGCACCTCAGCGTGTTCGAGACCGTGCTCAGCGAGACGTGGGCCGGCACCTCTGTCAACACCGTCGACGTCACCCTCGCGTCGCGGTACCACGAGCGTTTCGCCGACCACGCGGTCTCCATCGCCAAGAAGGTCAAGTACCTCGCCACTGGCGAGTGGACGGGTTCCGGCCAGCGCTAG
- a CDS encoding sensor histidine kinase, whose translation MDSGSTVLLSVALGLAIGSGFVFILFAASRRSERAATIVDPSVPDGVDQVIDALDSAGIVLDPSNNVVKASPAALSFGLVWNQGLVHPELVSMADSVRRTGVPVSADVSLPRGPFGDATIHLSVRVARLGSRYLLLLADDRTEAHRLEEVRRDFIANISHELKTPIGAISLLAEALEPASDDPPQVRKFAKRLETEALRLGRITREIIELSRLQASDVLTGAALVDVDTVVANAIDQNHVQVDARMVTVVSGGDAGAEVFGDEGLLVLALHNLIANAVQYSGEGTRIGVGVRVHDGIVEIAVTDQGIGIPEEDLSRVFERFFRVDQARSRNTGGTGLGLSIVKHIIENHGGDIRVWSQPAHGSTFTIRLPAASHAATAALPAS comes from the coding sequence ATGGATTCAGGCTCGACGGTGCTGCTCTCTGTGGCCCTCGGTCTGGCCATAGGATCGGGCTTCGTGTTCATTCTCTTCGCGGCGTCACGCCGGAGTGAACGCGCGGCCACCATCGTCGATCCCTCCGTTCCCGACGGCGTCGACCAGGTGATCGACGCGCTCGACTCCGCCGGAATCGTGCTCGACCCCTCGAACAACGTGGTGAAGGCGTCGCCCGCCGCGCTGTCGTTCGGCCTGGTCTGGAACCAGGGTCTCGTGCATCCGGAGCTCGTCTCGATGGCAGACTCTGTCAGACGCACGGGCGTGCCCGTCTCGGCCGACGTCAGCCTGCCTCGCGGGCCGTTCGGTGACGCGACCATCCACTTGTCGGTGCGTGTCGCCCGGCTCGGCAGCCGTTACCTGCTGCTGCTGGCCGACGACCGCACCGAGGCGCACCGACTCGAAGAGGTGCGCCGCGACTTCATCGCGAACATCAGTCACGAGCTGAAGACTCCGATCGGTGCCATCTCCCTGTTGGCCGAGGCGCTCGAGCCGGCCTCAGACGACCCGCCCCAGGTGCGCAAGTTCGCCAAGCGCCTCGAGACCGAGGCCCTGCGCCTCGGCCGCATCACCCGTGAGATCATCGAGCTCAGCAGGTTGCAGGCCTCTGACGTGCTCACCGGGGCCGCGCTGGTCGACGTCGACACGGTGGTCGCCAACGCCATCGACCAGAACCACGTGCAAGTGGATGCCCGTATGGTCACTGTCGTCAGCGGCGGCGACGCGGGTGCCGAAGTGTTCGGCGACGAGGGCCTGCTGGTGCTGGCGCTGCACAACCTCATCGCGAACGCGGTGCAGTATTCGGGGGAGGGAACCCGCATCGGCGTGGGGGTGCGCGTACACGACGGCATCGTCGAGATCGCTGTCACCGACCAGGGCATCGGAATTCCCGAAGAAGATCTGAGCCGGGTGTTCGAGCGCTTCTTTCGCGTCGACCAGGCTCGCTCGCGTAACACCGGCGGCACCGGCCTCGGCCTCAGCATCGTCAAACACATCATCGAGAACCACGGCGGCGACATTCGTGTCTGGTCGCAACCGGCGCACGGCTCGACGTTCACCATCCGGCTTCCGGCAGCCTCGCACGCCGCGACTGCCGCCCTCCCAGCCTCATAG
- a CDS encoding response regulator transcription factor: MIHILLVEDEASLSEPLAYLLSREGYEVTVAPDGPSALTEFDRGGVDLILLDLMIPGIPGTEVCRQIRTRSQVPIIMLTAKDSEVDVVVGLELGADDYVTKPYSSRELLARIRAVMRRRTEADDLGEPVLEAGPVRMDVERHTVAVGGVETAMPLKEFELLELLLRNAGRVLTRGQLIDRVWGSDYFGDTKTLDVHIKRIRSKIEKAPSDPVLLVTVRGLGYRFEA; encoded by the coding sequence GTGATCCACATTCTGCTGGTCGAAGACGAAGCTTCGCTGAGCGAGCCGCTGGCCTACCTGCTCAGCCGCGAAGGGTACGAGGTCACCGTGGCGCCCGACGGGCCGAGCGCGCTGACCGAGTTCGATCGCGGCGGCGTCGATCTCATTCTGCTCGACCTCATGATTCCGGGTATTCCGGGCACCGAGGTGTGCCGTCAGATCCGCACGCGGTCGCAGGTGCCCATCATCATGCTCACGGCGAAAGACTCCGAGGTCGACGTCGTGGTGGGGCTCGAACTCGGCGCCGACGACTACGTCACGAAGCCGTACTCGTCACGCGAGCTGCTGGCGCGCATCCGGGCCGTCATGCGACGGCGCACCGAAGCGGATGATCTGGGTGAACCCGTGCTCGAGGCCGGCCCCGTGCGCATGGATGTCGAGCGCCACACCGTTGCGGTCGGCGGCGTCGAGACGGCCATGCCCTTGAAGGAGTTCGAGCTGCTCGAGCTTCTGCTGCGCAACGCGGGCCGGGTGCTCACCCGCGGTCAGCTCATCGACCGCGTCTGGGGATCCGACTACTTCGGCGACACCAAGACGCTCGATGTTCACATCAAGCGCATCCGCTCGAAGATCGAGAAGGCGCCCTCAGACCCGGTGCTGCTGGTAACAGTACGCGGCCTCGGCTATCGCTTCGAGGCCTGA
- a CDS encoding CarD family transcriptional regulator, with amino-acid sequence MLFEVGETVVYPHHGAATISEVKTRIIKGEEKIYLKLRVTQGDLTIEVPADNVDLVGVRDVIGKEGLDKVFEVLRAPFTEEPTNWSRRYKANLEKLASGDVIKVSEVVRDLWRRDQDRGLSAGEKRMLAKARQILISELALAEKTDEEKASLVLDEVLAS; translated from the coding sequence ATGCTTTTTGAGGTTGGCGAAACTGTCGTTTACCCGCACCACGGTGCGGCGACGATTTCAGAGGTGAAGACCCGCATCATCAAGGGTGAGGAGAAAATCTACCTCAAACTGCGCGTGACGCAGGGCGACCTCACCATCGAAGTTCCCGCAGACAACGTCGATCTGGTCGGCGTTCGCGACGTCATCGGCAAAGAAGGCCTCGACAAGGTCTTCGAAGTTCTGCGTGCACCGTTCACCGAAGAACCCACGAACTGGTCGCGCCGATACAAGGCGAACCTCGAGAAACTCGCCTCTGGCGACGTCATCAAGGTGAGCGAGGTCGTTCGCGACCTGTGGCGCCGTGATCAAGACCGCGGTCTGTCTGCCGGTGAGAAGCGCATGCTCGCGAAGGCGCGGCAGATCTTGATCTCCGAGCTCGCGCTCGCTGAGAAGACCGACGAAGAGAAGGCCTCGCTCGTTCTCGACGAGGTTCTGGCCTCGTAG
- the ispD gene encoding 2-C-methyl-D-erythritol 4-phosphate cytidylyltransferase yields MTVSVAVIVVAAGSGSRLGYSLPKALVGLVQRPILSRSLDPIFALEREVQLVVVVPRQHSALAEQIVRDTAGRASTSCTVVVGGSSRQESVAAGLAALTPGIEVVLVHDAARALTPVAQFEAIIDAVETTGLAAIPGLPVSDTIKRTDGFGKAVATVDRSELSAVQTPQGFPRAQLEAAYSGASGDFTDDAALVAAAGHDVTIIHGDPLAFKITTPWDLRRAEQLLAATVPVALPRTGLGVDAHAFVAVDAAAAAAGGAKVLWLAGLPWPDETALEGHSDGDAVAHAICDALLSAGGLGDIGSVFGTSDPRFDGAHGDVFLTETVRLVTEAGFRIGNVSVQLIAARPRFSPRRAEAEAVLSGILGAPVSVSATTTDGLGFTGRAEGVMAIATALVYPR; encoded by the coding sequence GTGACCGTCTCTGTTGCCGTCATCGTGGTCGCCGCGGGCAGTGGATCACGTCTCGGGTACTCGTTGCCCAAAGCGCTGGTCGGTCTGGTGCAGCGCCCCATTCTGTCGCGCTCGCTCGATCCCATTTTCGCGCTCGAGCGCGAGGTGCAACTCGTGGTCGTCGTGCCGCGACAGCACTCGGCACTGGCCGAGCAGATCGTTCGTGACACGGCCGGCCGGGCATCCACGTCGTGCACCGTCGTCGTGGGTGGTTCTAGCCGGCAGGAGTCTGTGGCAGCGGGCCTCGCGGCCCTCACGCCGGGCATCGAGGTTGTTCTCGTGCACGACGCGGCACGGGCGCTCACCCCTGTGGCGCAGTTCGAGGCGATCATCGACGCGGTCGAGACCACGGGTCTGGCGGCGATTCCGGGCCTGCCGGTGAGCGACACCATCAAGCGAACCGATGGATTCGGCAAGGCCGTGGCCACGGTCGACCGCTCGGAGCTCTCTGCCGTGCAGACGCCGCAGGGGTTTCCGCGGGCGCAGCTCGAGGCGGCCTATTCCGGCGCCTCGGGCGACTTCACCGACGACGCTGCGCTGGTGGCGGCCGCCGGGCACGACGTGACCATCATTCACGGCGACCCGCTCGCCTTCAAGATCACGACTCCGTGGGACTTGCGGCGTGCCGAGCAGCTGCTCGCCGCCACAGTGCCGGTCGCGCTGCCGCGCACGGGGCTCGGGGTGGATGCCCACGCCTTCGTGGCGGTCGACGCAGCCGCTGCAGCCGCTGGCGGTGCGAAGGTGCTCTGGCTGGCCGGCCTGCCGTGGCCGGACGAAACCGCTCTCGAAGGTCACAGTGACGGCGACGCCGTCGCCCACGCGATCTGTGATGCGCTGCTCTCTGCCGGCGGGCTGGGCGACATCGGCAGCGTGTTCGGCACGAGCGACCCGCGGTTCGATGGCGCGCACGGCGACGTGTTTCTCACCGAAACCGTTCGGCTCGTCACCGAGGCGGGCTTTCGCATCGGCAACGTGTCGGTGCAACTGATCGCCGCGCGACCACGGTTCTCGCCACGGCGGGCTGAAGCCGAGGCGGTGCTGTCGGGCATCCTGGGTGCCCCGGTGAGCGTCTCGGCGACGACGACCGACGGGCTCGGGTTCACCGGGCGCGCGGAGGGTGTGATGGCGATCGCGACAGCGCTGGTCTACCCGCGCTGA
- the cysS gene encoding cysteine--tRNA ligase produces MTLRLYDSKQRALVDFVPLVAGKVGVYVCGPTVQSAPHIGHLRSALAYDQLRRWFSYSGYDVTFVRNVTDIDDKILINAAASGEEWWALAYRTELEFTAAYNAIGVLPPTYEPRATASIPEMIAIIERLVDAGHAYAAEDGSGDVYFDTVSWPQYGELTHQKLDDMASAADSEERGKHDVRDFALWKGHKEGEPLTAAWQSPWGAGRPGWHIECSAMSTKYLGTQFDIHGGGLDLRFPHHENELAQSHAAGDPFANYWLHNGLVSVVGQKMSKSLGNSVFASELIASARPLVLRYYLGANHYRSTLEFHDGALAEAEAALGRIEGFVERAVRRLEGTRFASETVELVPDEFREAMNDDLSVPQALGVLHETVRSGNAALDSEDFAEAARLLGQVYAMTSILGINPLDTQWSAGEASSMASALSSLVERLLEDREIARKARDFATADRIREELAQVGITIEDTSTGAHWSFDG; encoded by the coding sequence GTGACTCTACGCCTTTATGACTCCAAGCAGCGCGCGCTGGTTGACTTCGTTCCCCTCGTTGCCGGCAAGGTGGGAGTCTACGTCTGCGGCCCGACGGTGCAGTCGGCCCCGCACATCGGCCACCTGCGCTCGGCGCTCGCCTACGACCAGCTGCGCCGCTGGTTCAGCTACAGCGGCTACGACGTCACCTTCGTGCGAAACGTCACCGACATCGACGACAAGATTCTGATCAACGCCGCCGCGTCGGGTGAGGAGTGGTGGGCGCTCGCGTACCGCACCGAGCTCGAGTTCACGGCCGCGTACAACGCCATCGGCGTCTTGCCGCCCACCTACGAGCCGAGGGCGACCGCGAGCATCCCCGAGATGATCGCGATCATCGAACGGCTCGTGGATGCTGGGCACGCCTATGCCGCAGAAGACGGTTCGGGCGATGTCTACTTCGATACCGTCTCGTGGCCGCAGTACGGCGAGCTCACCCACCAGAAGCTCGACGATATGGCTTCGGCCGCCGACTCCGAAGAGCGCGGAAAGCACGACGTGCGCGACTTCGCGCTCTGGAAGGGGCACAAAGAGGGCGAGCCGCTCACCGCCGCCTGGCAGAGCCCGTGGGGCGCCGGCCGGCCGGGCTGGCACATCGAATGCTCGGCGATGTCGACGAAGTACCTCGGCACCCAGTTCGACATTCACGGCGGCGGGCTCGACCTGCGGTTTCCGCATCACGAGAACGAGCTGGCGCAGTCGCACGCGGCGGGCGATCCGTTCGCGAACTACTGGCTGCACAACGGGCTCGTCTCGGTGGTCGGCCAGAAGATGAGCAAGTCGCTCGGCAACTCGGTGTTCGCCTCCGAGCTCATCGCCAGCGCTCGGCCGCTCGTGCTGCGCTACTACCTCGGCGCCAACCACTACCGGTCCACGCTGGAGTTCCACGATGGAGCTCTGGCCGAGGCCGAAGCCGCTCTCGGGCGCATCGAAGGGTTCGTCGAACGGGCCGTCAGAAGGCTCGAGGGCACGCGTTTCGCCTCAGAGACCGTAGAATTGGTTCCCGACGAGTTTCGCGAGGCCATGAACGACGACCTCAGCGTTCCCCAGGCGCTCGGAGTGCTGCACGAAACGGTGCGCTCCGGCAACGCCGCGCTCGACTCTGAAGACTTCGCCGAAGCGGCAAGACTTCTCGGCCAGGTGTACGCCATGACCAGCATTCTGGGCATCAACCCGCTCGACACACAGTGGTCGGCGGGCGAGGCGAGTTCGATGGCCAGCGCGCTGTCGAGTCTGGTCGAGCGGCTTCTCGAAGACCGCGAGATCGCACGCAAAGCACGCGACTTCGCCACAGCAGATCGCATTCGCGAGGAGCTGGCGCAGGTCGGTATCACGATTGAAGACACCTCAACGGGTGCACATTGGAGTTTTGATGGCTAG